A genomic region of Zalophus californianus isolate mZalCal1 chromosome 11, mZalCal1.pri.v2, whole genome shotgun sequence contains the following coding sequences:
- the FOLR2 gene encoding folate receptor beta, which translates to MAWRLMPLLLLLVWTASMCRARARIDLLNVCMDAKHHKTKPGPEDKLHGQCTPWKEKACCSASTSQELHKDTSLLYNFTWDHCGKMEPACKRHFIQDNCLYECSPNLGPWIWEVNQSWRKERFLDVPLCKEDCQQWWEDCRTSYTCKSNWHRGWNWTSGINKCPAATTCRTFEAYFPTPAALCEGLWSHSYKLSNYSRGSGRCIQLWFNPAQGNPNEEVARFYALAMSAGALPRGVEPLLLSLALMQQLWLLR; encoded by the exons ATGGCCTGGAGACTGATGCCACTTCTGCTGCTATTGGTCTGGACAGCCTCCATGTGCAGGGCCCGGGCCAGGATAGACCTGCTCAACGTCTGCATGGACGCCAAGCACCACAAGACAAAGCCAGGCCCTGAGGACAAGCTGCATGGCCAG TGCACTCCCTGGAAGGAGAAGGCCTGCTGCTCAGCCAGCACCAGCCAGGAGCTGCACAAGGACACCTCCCTCCTGTACAACTTCACCTGGGACCACTGCGGCAAGATGGAGCCCGCCTGCAAGCGCCACTTCATCCAGGACAACTGTCTCTATGAGTGCTCACCCAACCTGGGGCCCTGGATCTGGGAG gtGAACCAGAGCTGGCGCAAGGAGCGTTTCCTGGACGTGCCCCTGTGCAAAGAGGACTGCCAGCAATGGTGGGAGGACTGTCGCACCTCCTACACCTGCAAGAGCAACTGGCACAGGGGCTGGAACTGGACCTCAG GAATTAACAAGTGTCCAGCTGCGACCACCTGCCGCACATTTGAGGCCTACTTTCCCACGCCTGCAGCCCTGTGTGAGGGCCTCTGGAGTCACTCCTACAAACTCAGCAACTACAGCCGAGGGAGCGGCCGCTGCATCCAGCTGTGGTTCAACCCGGCCCAGGGCAACCCCAACGAGGAGGTGGCGAGGTTCTATGCCCTGGCCATGAGTGCCGGGGCCCTGCCCCGAGGGGTGGAGCCTCTCCTGCTCAGCCTGGCCCTGATGCAGCAGCTCTGGCTGCTCCGCTGA
- the INPPL1 gene encoding phosphatidylinositol 3,4,5-trisphosphate 5-phosphatase 2 isoform X1: MASACGAPVPGGAGPGGALGSPAPAWYHRDLSRAAAEELLARAGRDGSFLVRDSESVAGAFALCVLYQKHVHTYRILPDGEDFLAVQTSQGVPVRRFQTLGELIGLYAQPSQGLVCALLLPVEREREPDPPDDRDVSDGEDEKPPLPPRSGSTSVSAPVGPGSLPAAPETPTSPAAESAPNGLSTVSHEYLKGSYGLDLEAVRGGASNLPHLTRTLATSCRRLHSEVDKVLSGLEILSKVFDQQSSPMVTRLLQQQTPPQTGEQELESLVLKLSVLKDFLSGIQKKALKALQDMSSTAPPAPLQPSIRKAKTIPVQAFEVKLDVTLGDLTKIGKSQKFTLSVDVEGGRLVLLRRQRDSQEDWTTFTHDRIRQLIKSQRVQNKLGVVFEKEKDRTQRKDFIFVSARKREAFCQLLQLMKNKHSKQDEPDMISVFIGTWNMGSVPPPKNVTSWFTSKGLGKTLDEVTVTIPHDIYVFGTQENSVGDREWLDLLRGGLKELTDLDYRPIAMQSLWNIKVAVLVKPEHENRISHVSTSSVKTGIANTLGNKGAVGVSFMFNGTSFGFVNCHLTSGNEKTARRNQNYLDILRLLSLGDRQLSAFDISLRFTHLFWFGDLNYRLDMDIQEILNYISRKEFEPLLRVDQLNLEREKHKVFLRFSEEEISFPPTYRYERGSRDTYAWHKQKPTGVRTNVPSWCDRILWKSYPETHIICNSYGCTDDIVTSDHSPVFGTFEVGVTSQFISKKGLSKTSDQAYIEFESIEAIVKTASRTKFFIEFYSTCLEEYKKSFENDAQSSDNINFLKVQWSSRQLPTLKPILADIEYLQDQHLLLTVKSMDGYESYGECVVALKSMIGSTAQQFLTFLSHRGEETGNIRGSMKVRVPTERLGTRERLYEWISIDKDEAGAKSKVPSVSRGSQDPRSGNRKPAPAEASYPLSKLFEEPEKPPPTGRPPAPPRSAPREEPLTSRLKAEGAPEPEGVAAPPPKNSFNNPAYYVLEGVPHQLLPPEPPSPARAPVPPATKNKVAITVPAPQLGRHRPPRVGEGSSSDEESGGTLPPPDFPPPPLPDSAIFLPPSLDPLPGPVVRGRSGGEARGPPPPKAHPRPPLPPGPSPTSTFLGEVASGDDRSCSVLQMAKTLSEVDYAPAGPGRSVLLPGPLELQPPRGLPSDYGRPLSFPPPRIRESIQEDLAEEAPCPQGGRASGLGEAGMGAWLRAIGLERYEEGLVHNGWDDLEFLSDITEEDLEEAGVQDPAHKRLLLDTLQLSK; encoded by the exons ATGGCCTCGGCGTGCGGGGCGCCGGTCCCGGGGGGTGCGGGGCCCGGGGGCGCGCTGGGCAGCCCGGCCCCCGCCTGGTACCACCGCGACCTGAGCCGCGCTGCCGCCGAGGAGCTGCTGGCCCGGGCAGGCCGCGATGGCAGCTTCCTGGTCCGAGACAGCGAGAGCGTGGCGGGAGCCTTCGCGCTCTGCGTCCT GTATCAGAAGCACGTGCATACATATCGAATTCTACCTGATGGAGAAGACTTCCTGGCCGTGCAG ACCTCGCAGGGCGTGCCCGTGCGCCGTTTCCAGACCCTGGGCGAGCTCATCGGCCTGTACGCCCAGCCCAGCCAGGGCCTTGTGTGTGCCCTGCTGCTGCCTGTGGAGCGGGAGCGCGAGCCAGACCCCCCTGATGACCGTGATGTCTCAG ATGGCGAGGATGAGAAGCCCCCGCTGCCCCCGCGTTCTGGCTCCACCAGTGTTTCTGCCCCCGTGGGGCCCGGCagcctcccagcagcccctgagACTCCCACAAGTCCAGCTGCTGAGAG TGCTCCCAATGGGCTGAGCACTGTCTCGCACGAGTACCTGAAGGGTAGCTACGGACTGGACCTGGAGGCTGTGCGAGGCGGAGCCAGCAACCTGCCCCACCTTACCCGCACCCTTGCCACCTCATGCCGGAGGCTGCACAG TGAGGTGGACAAGGTCCTGTCGGGCCTGGAGATCCTGTCCAAGGTGTTTGACCAGCAGAGCTCTCCCATGGTGACCCGCCTTTTGCAGCAGCAG ACTCCACCGCAGACTGGGGAGCAGGAGCTGGAGAGCCTGGTGCTGAAGCTGTCCGTGTTAAAGGACTTCCTGTCAGGCATCCAGAAGAAG GCCCTGAAGGCCCTGCAGGACATGAGCTCCACAGCCCCACCAGCTCCGCTGCAGCCATCCATACGTAAGGCCAAGACCATCCCCGTGCAGGCCTTTGAG GTGAAGCTGGATGTGACTCTGGGCGACCTAACCAAGATTGGGAAGTCGCAGAAGTTCACGCTGAGCGTGGATGTGGAGGGCGGGCGGCTGGTGCTGCTGCGGAGACAGCGGGACTCGCAGGAGGACTGGACGACCTTCACTCATGACCGCA TCCGCCAGCTCATTAAGTCCCAGCGTGTCCAGAACAAACTGGGTGTCGTGTTTGAGAAGGAGAAGGATCGGACACAGCGCAAGGACTTCATCTTTGTCAGTGCCCGG AAGCGGGAGGCCTTCTGCCAGCTACTGCAACTCATGAAGAACAAGCACTCCAAGCAAGATGAGCCCGACATGATCTCTGTCTTCATAGGCACCTGGAACATGG gaaGTGTGCCACCTCCGAAAAACGTGACATCTTGGTTCACATCGAAGGGTCTCGGGAAAACCCTGGATGAGGTCACAGTGACCATACCCCATGACATCTATGTCTTTGGGACCCAGGAGAACTCAGTGGGCGACCGCGAGTGGCTGGACCTGCTACGCGGGGGCCTCAAGGAACTCACAGATCTGGACTATCGCCCG ATTGCCATGCAGTCACTGTGGAACATCAAGGTAGCTGTTCTGGTCAAGCCAGAGCATGAGAACCGAATCAGCCATGTCAGTACATCCAGCGTGAAGACTGGCATTGCCAACACCCTGG GAAACAAGGGAGCTGTGGGAGTCTCCTTCATGTTCAATGGCACCTCATTTGGCTTTGTGAATTGCCACCTTACCTCAGGAAATGAGAAAACCGCCCG GCGGAACCAGAACTACCTGGACATCCTGCGGCTGCTCTCGCTGGGCGATCGGCAGCTCAGTGCCTTTGACATCTCTCTGCGTTTCACTCACCTCTTCTGGTTTGGGGACCTCAACTACCGCCTGGACATGGATATCCAG GAGATCCTGAACTACATCAGCAGGAAGGAGTTTGAGCCCCTGCTCAGGGTGGACCAGCTTAATTTGGAACGCGAGAAGCACAAGGTCTTCCTTCGGTTCA GTGAGGAAGAGATCTCCTTCCCGCCCACTTACCGCTACGAGCGGGGCTCCCGGGACACGTATGCCTGGCATAAGCAGAAGCCAACTGGG GTCCGGACCAATGTGCCTTCGTGGTGTGACCGGATTCTTTGGAAGTCCTACCCTGAGACCCACATCATCTGCAATTCCTATG GTTGCACGGATGACATCGTCACCAGCGACCACTCCCCCGTGTTTGGGACATTTGAGGTTGGAGTAACCTCTCAGTTCATCTCCAAGAAAG gGCTCTCAAAGACTTCGGACCAGGCCTACATTGAGTTTGAGAGCATCGAGGCCATTGTGAAGACAGCCAGCCGCACCAAGTTCTTCATTGAGTTCTATTCCACCTGCCTGGAAG agtACAAGAAGAGCTTCGAAAATGATGCCCAGAGCAGTGACAACATCAACTTCCTCAAGGTGCAGTGGTCTTCACGCCAGCTACCCACG CTCAAGCCAATTCTGGCTGATATCGAGTACCTTCAGGACCAGCACCTCCTGCTCACGGTCAAGTCCATGGATGGCTACGAATCCTATG GGGAGTGTGTGGTGGCACTCAAGTCCATGATTGGCAGCACGGCCCAGCAGTTCCTGACCTTCCTGTCCCACCGCGGCGAGGAGACAGGCAACATCCGTGGTTCCATGAAGGTGCGGGTGCCCACAGAGCGCCTGGGCACCCGTGAGCGACTCTACG agTGGATCAGCATTGATAAGGATGAGGCAGGAGCAAAGAGCAAAGTCCCTTCTGTGTCTCGAGGCAGCCAGGATCCCAG GTCAGGGAACCGCAAACCAGCCCCTGCAGAGGCCTCCTACCCACTGTCCAAGTTATTCGAAGAACCAGAAAAACCACCACCAACTGGGaggcccccagccccgcctcGATCTGCCCCCCGGGAGGAGCCCTTGACCTCCAG GTTGAAGGCAGAGGGGGCTCCAGAGCCGGAAGGGGTGGCAGCCCCCCCACCCAAGAACAGCTTCAATAACCCTGCCTACTACGTCCTTGAAGGGGTCCCCCACCAGCTGCTGCCCCCGGAGCCACCCTCGCCTGCCAGGGCCCCTGTCCCGCCGGCCACCAAGAACAAAGTGGCCATCACAGTGCCTGCTCCACAGCTTGGGCGCCACCGGCCCCCCCGTGTGGGAGAGGGGAGCTCATCAGATGAGGAGTCTGGGGGCACACTGCCCCCTCCAGACTTTCCACCCCCACCACTGCCAGACTCGGCCATCTTCCTGCCCCCCAGCCTGGATCCTCTGCCAGGGCCAGTGGTCCGGGGCCGCAGCGGGGGTGAGGCCCGTGGCCCACCACCTCCCAAGGCCCATCCAAGACCCCCGCTGCCCCCAGGCCCCTCACCTACCAGCACTTTCCTGGGGGAGGTAGCCAGTGGGGACGACCGCTCCTGCTCCGTGCTGCAGATGGCCAAGACGCTGAGTGAGGTGGACTATGCCCCTGCTGGGCCTGGCCGCTCGGTACTTCTGCCAGGCCCCCTGGAGCTGCAGCCGCCCCGGGGACTGCCCTCGGACTATGGCCGGCCTCTCAGCTTCCCTCCGCCTCGCATCCGAGAGAGCATCCAGGAGGACCTGGCAGAGGAG GCTCCGTGCCCGCAGGGCGGGCGGGCCAGCGGGCTGGGCGAGGCGGGCATGGGCGCCTGGCTGCGGGCCATCGGTTTGGAGCGCTATGAGGAGGGCCTGGTGCACAATGGCTGGGACGACCTGGAGTTTCtcag CGACATCACCGAGGAGGacctggaggaggctggggtgcAGGACCCGGCTCACAAGCGCCTCCTTTTGGACACCCTGCAGCTCAGCAAGTGA
- the INPPL1 gene encoding phosphatidylinositol 3,4,5-trisphosphate 5-phosphatase 2 isoform X2, whose product MASACGAPVPGGAGPGGALGSPAPAWYHRDLSRAAAEELLARAGRDGSFLVRDSESVAGAFALCVLYQKHVHTYRILPDGEDFLAVQTSQGVPVRRFQTLGELIGLYAQPSQGLVCALLLPVEREREPDPPDDRDVSDGEDEKPPLPPRSGSTSVSAPVGPGSLPAAPETPTSPAAESEVDKVLSGLEILSKVFDQQSSPMVTRLLQQQTPPQTGEQELESLVLKLSVLKDFLSGIQKKALKALQDMSSTAPPAPLQPSIRKAKTIPVQAFEVKLDVTLGDLTKIGKSQKFTLSVDVEGGRLVLLRRQRDSQEDWTTFTHDRIRQLIKSQRVQNKLGVVFEKEKDRTQRKDFIFVSARKREAFCQLLQLMKNKHSKQDEPDMISVFIGTWNMGSVPPPKNVTSWFTSKGLGKTLDEVTVTIPHDIYVFGTQENSVGDREWLDLLRGGLKELTDLDYRPIAMQSLWNIKVAVLVKPEHENRISHVSTSSVKTGIANTLGNKGAVGVSFMFNGTSFGFVNCHLTSGNEKTARRNQNYLDILRLLSLGDRQLSAFDISLRFTHLFWFGDLNYRLDMDIQEILNYISRKEFEPLLRVDQLNLEREKHKVFLRFSEEEISFPPTYRYERGSRDTYAWHKQKPTGVRTNVPSWCDRILWKSYPETHIICNSYGCTDDIVTSDHSPVFGTFEVGVTSQFISKKGLSKTSDQAYIEFESIEAIVKTASRTKFFIEFYSTCLEEYKKSFENDAQSSDNINFLKVQWSSRQLPTLKPILADIEYLQDQHLLLTVKSMDGYESYGECVVALKSMIGSTAQQFLTFLSHRGEETGNIRGSMKVRVPTERLGTRERLYEWISIDKDEAGAKSKVPSVSRGSQDPRSGNRKPAPAEASYPLSKLFEEPEKPPPTGRPPAPPRSAPREEPLTSRLKAEGAPEPEGVAAPPPKNSFNNPAYYVLEGVPHQLLPPEPPSPARAPVPPATKNKVAITVPAPQLGRHRPPRVGEGSSSDEESGGTLPPPDFPPPPLPDSAIFLPPSLDPLPGPVVRGRSGGEARGPPPPKAHPRPPLPPGPSPTSTFLGEVASGDDRSCSVLQMAKTLSEVDYAPAGPGRSVLLPGPLELQPPRGLPSDYGRPLSFPPPRIRESIQEDLAEEAPCPQGGRASGLGEAGMGAWLRAIGLERYEEGLVHNGWDDLEFLSDITEEDLEEAGVQDPAHKRLLLDTLQLSK is encoded by the exons ATGGCCTCGGCGTGCGGGGCGCCGGTCCCGGGGGGTGCGGGGCCCGGGGGCGCGCTGGGCAGCCCGGCCCCCGCCTGGTACCACCGCGACCTGAGCCGCGCTGCCGCCGAGGAGCTGCTGGCCCGGGCAGGCCGCGATGGCAGCTTCCTGGTCCGAGACAGCGAGAGCGTGGCGGGAGCCTTCGCGCTCTGCGTCCT GTATCAGAAGCACGTGCATACATATCGAATTCTACCTGATGGAGAAGACTTCCTGGCCGTGCAG ACCTCGCAGGGCGTGCCCGTGCGCCGTTTCCAGACCCTGGGCGAGCTCATCGGCCTGTACGCCCAGCCCAGCCAGGGCCTTGTGTGTGCCCTGCTGCTGCCTGTGGAGCGGGAGCGCGAGCCAGACCCCCCTGATGACCGTGATGTCTCAG ATGGCGAGGATGAGAAGCCCCCGCTGCCCCCGCGTTCTGGCTCCACCAGTGTTTCTGCCCCCGTGGGGCCCGGCagcctcccagcagcccctgagACTCCCACAAGTCCAGCTGCTGAGAG TGAGGTGGACAAGGTCCTGTCGGGCCTGGAGATCCTGTCCAAGGTGTTTGACCAGCAGAGCTCTCCCATGGTGACCCGCCTTTTGCAGCAGCAG ACTCCACCGCAGACTGGGGAGCAGGAGCTGGAGAGCCTGGTGCTGAAGCTGTCCGTGTTAAAGGACTTCCTGTCAGGCATCCAGAAGAAG GCCCTGAAGGCCCTGCAGGACATGAGCTCCACAGCCCCACCAGCTCCGCTGCAGCCATCCATACGTAAGGCCAAGACCATCCCCGTGCAGGCCTTTGAG GTGAAGCTGGATGTGACTCTGGGCGACCTAACCAAGATTGGGAAGTCGCAGAAGTTCACGCTGAGCGTGGATGTGGAGGGCGGGCGGCTGGTGCTGCTGCGGAGACAGCGGGACTCGCAGGAGGACTGGACGACCTTCACTCATGACCGCA TCCGCCAGCTCATTAAGTCCCAGCGTGTCCAGAACAAACTGGGTGTCGTGTTTGAGAAGGAGAAGGATCGGACACAGCGCAAGGACTTCATCTTTGTCAGTGCCCGG AAGCGGGAGGCCTTCTGCCAGCTACTGCAACTCATGAAGAACAAGCACTCCAAGCAAGATGAGCCCGACATGATCTCTGTCTTCATAGGCACCTGGAACATGG gaaGTGTGCCACCTCCGAAAAACGTGACATCTTGGTTCACATCGAAGGGTCTCGGGAAAACCCTGGATGAGGTCACAGTGACCATACCCCATGACATCTATGTCTTTGGGACCCAGGAGAACTCAGTGGGCGACCGCGAGTGGCTGGACCTGCTACGCGGGGGCCTCAAGGAACTCACAGATCTGGACTATCGCCCG ATTGCCATGCAGTCACTGTGGAACATCAAGGTAGCTGTTCTGGTCAAGCCAGAGCATGAGAACCGAATCAGCCATGTCAGTACATCCAGCGTGAAGACTGGCATTGCCAACACCCTGG GAAACAAGGGAGCTGTGGGAGTCTCCTTCATGTTCAATGGCACCTCATTTGGCTTTGTGAATTGCCACCTTACCTCAGGAAATGAGAAAACCGCCCG GCGGAACCAGAACTACCTGGACATCCTGCGGCTGCTCTCGCTGGGCGATCGGCAGCTCAGTGCCTTTGACATCTCTCTGCGTTTCACTCACCTCTTCTGGTTTGGGGACCTCAACTACCGCCTGGACATGGATATCCAG GAGATCCTGAACTACATCAGCAGGAAGGAGTTTGAGCCCCTGCTCAGGGTGGACCAGCTTAATTTGGAACGCGAGAAGCACAAGGTCTTCCTTCGGTTCA GTGAGGAAGAGATCTCCTTCCCGCCCACTTACCGCTACGAGCGGGGCTCCCGGGACACGTATGCCTGGCATAAGCAGAAGCCAACTGGG GTCCGGACCAATGTGCCTTCGTGGTGTGACCGGATTCTTTGGAAGTCCTACCCTGAGACCCACATCATCTGCAATTCCTATG GTTGCACGGATGACATCGTCACCAGCGACCACTCCCCCGTGTTTGGGACATTTGAGGTTGGAGTAACCTCTCAGTTCATCTCCAAGAAAG gGCTCTCAAAGACTTCGGACCAGGCCTACATTGAGTTTGAGAGCATCGAGGCCATTGTGAAGACAGCCAGCCGCACCAAGTTCTTCATTGAGTTCTATTCCACCTGCCTGGAAG agtACAAGAAGAGCTTCGAAAATGATGCCCAGAGCAGTGACAACATCAACTTCCTCAAGGTGCAGTGGTCTTCACGCCAGCTACCCACG CTCAAGCCAATTCTGGCTGATATCGAGTACCTTCAGGACCAGCACCTCCTGCTCACGGTCAAGTCCATGGATGGCTACGAATCCTATG GGGAGTGTGTGGTGGCACTCAAGTCCATGATTGGCAGCACGGCCCAGCAGTTCCTGACCTTCCTGTCCCACCGCGGCGAGGAGACAGGCAACATCCGTGGTTCCATGAAGGTGCGGGTGCCCACAGAGCGCCTGGGCACCCGTGAGCGACTCTACG agTGGATCAGCATTGATAAGGATGAGGCAGGAGCAAAGAGCAAAGTCCCTTCTGTGTCTCGAGGCAGCCAGGATCCCAG GTCAGGGAACCGCAAACCAGCCCCTGCAGAGGCCTCCTACCCACTGTCCAAGTTATTCGAAGAACCAGAAAAACCACCACCAACTGGGaggcccccagccccgcctcGATCTGCCCCCCGGGAGGAGCCCTTGACCTCCAG GTTGAAGGCAGAGGGGGCTCCAGAGCCGGAAGGGGTGGCAGCCCCCCCACCCAAGAACAGCTTCAATAACCCTGCCTACTACGTCCTTGAAGGGGTCCCCCACCAGCTGCTGCCCCCGGAGCCACCCTCGCCTGCCAGGGCCCCTGTCCCGCCGGCCACCAAGAACAAAGTGGCCATCACAGTGCCTGCTCCACAGCTTGGGCGCCACCGGCCCCCCCGTGTGGGAGAGGGGAGCTCATCAGATGAGGAGTCTGGGGGCACACTGCCCCCTCCAGACTTTCCACCCCCACCACTGCCAGACTCGGCCATCTTCCTGCCCCCCAGCCTGGATCCTCTGCCAGGGCCAGTGGTCCGGGGCCGCAGCGGGGGTGAGGCCCGTGGCCCACCACCTCCCAAGGCCCATCCAAGACCCCCGCTGCCCCCAGGCCCCTCACCTACCAGCACTTTCCTGGGGGAGGTAGCCAGTGGGGACGACCGCTCCTGCTCCGTGCTGCAGATGGCCAAGACGCTGAGTGAGGTGGACTATGCCCCTGCTGGGCCTGGCCGCTCGGTACTTCTGCCAGGCCCCCTGGAGCTGCAGCCGCCCCGGGGACTGCCCTCGGACTATGGCCGGCCTCTCAGCTTCCCTCCGCCTCGCATCCGAGAGAGCATCCAGGAGGACCTGGCAGAGGAG GCTCCGTGCCCGCAGGGCGGGCGGGCCAGCGGGCTGGGCGAGGCGGGCATGGGCGCCTGGCTGCGGGCCATCGGTTTGGAGCGCTATGAGGAGGGCCTGGTGCACAATGGCTGGGACGACCTGGAGTTTCtcag CGACATCACCGAGGAGGacctggaggaggctggggtgcAGGACCCGGCTCACAAGCGCCTCCTTTTGGACACCCTGCAGCTCAGCAAGTGA